TTCCTTTAACTGCTTTCCTACGAGCTCGGAGTCTTCTGGCACCGTTACTTCAAGTATATCTATTTCCGTCTCTTCACCGAAAGCTATCCTGTCAAAAAGGTCCGAGATAAAAGCAGAACCAGCATGGAATACATAAGCTGCCACCCTCGTCGCCAAGAGCCTGTAAGGAACTACTGCCCTGTTTGCACCCAGTTCTTCCAGTTTTTGAGCCGTGTCTTCGGAAGAAGCGAAGGAATAAATGAAGAAGTCTTCCTTTTTAGGTCTCATTAACCTCGCGGTAACTATAACAGCTATGTTTTTAGCGTCGTCTCCTAGATTCACTACCATTCCCATTGCCTTATATATGCCAGCAGCCTCAAGAACTACTCTCTTGTATGGTTCTTCAATTATGTAGTACTTAACCTTTGATTCCTTTATCTGCCTTTCAACTTCTCTCCTGCTATCCACCACTACGATTTCTATCTTTCTCTTCCTCAGGAGCCGTATTAATTCCTGAGAAGTTTTGTTAAATCCAACTATTATGAAGTGTCCCCTAAGCTTCTCTATATCCCTTAACATTTTCCAGGCTCTTAAAACACCTATAAAGTCTTCCTGAAAGAATATTCTAATGAGAATGGTAACCGAAGTTGTAAAAACACCTATTCCGCCGAGAGCCAGAAAAGTGGTAAAAGTTCTTCCGATGAGTGTGTCGCTTCCCTCGACAACCTCTCCGTACCCAATAGTTCCAACCGTTATAACAGTCATGTAGAGGGAGTTTATAAAGTCACCATCGGACAAAATCATGTACCCAAGAGTTCCTATAGTTAGTACAGTATGGAGCATAAGGAGGGGAAGACGAAAGAGGGAAAGGATTTCAAAGAGGCGGTTCTCGTAAATGTCTATAAGTCTTTTTCTTCTCTTCTTTTTTCTAACAAACCGCATTAAGCTCTATACCCATCTCGGAAAGTGCTTTTGCACACCTTTTGCAAACGCATCCCACGAACTCCTCTTTCTGGTAGTATATCCAGCATCTCGGACATTTCTCCCCTTCCGCTTTATTTACGCCTACCTTAACGGGAAGTTCTTCTCCTTCTATCTGAACTTCTCCTCCCTCTCTCAGCTCAACCTGACTGACCGTAAAGAAGAAGTTCAGGTAATCCTCGTACTTTTTAAGGAGACTTTCTACACTCTCGTCACCCCTTATGTAAACCTTTGCTTCGTAAGGGTGCTTGATTATTCCCTTTTCCTTCCTAGCCACTTCCAGTGCCCTCATCACCTCGTCCCTTACCTTTAGGAGAATTTCGTAGTCCTTTAGTACTTCCTCATCTTTCAGATTCTCATCGGGCTTTGGCATTTCGTAGAGGAATACGCTCTCGGGAAGTGAAGGGTCAAGCTTCCCTACGTGCTCCCATAGCTCTTCTGCTGTAAAGCTCAGATATGGAGCTGTGCTCGTTGTGAGTGCGATAAGTAGGTGCCACAGGGCTGTTTGAGCAGAGCGCCTCTCCCATGAGGCCGGAGCGTAAACGTAGAGTCTATCCTTTAAAACGTCAAGGTATATCGCAGAAAGGGTAGTTATTACGAAGTTCTTTATGTGGTTGTGAACGCGATAAAAGAGGAACTTCTCGTAATTTTCGTGAACCTTCTTAAGTAAGTTCTGGAGTTCGGAGATTATCCACCTGTCAAAGTGGTGGAGCTTTTCAAAGGGAAGGGCATTCGTTCTTGGGTTAAAGTCGTACAGGTTTCCTATAATGAACCTTAAAGTGTTTCTTATCTTCCTGTAGTCATCAGCTATCTTCTTTAAGAGGTTTTTACCGAGCTTTACATCTTCTGTGTAGTCCTCGGACACAACCCAGAGTCTTAAGATATCCGCCCCGAACTCCTTTACCACTTCCTGAGGGGATATCACGTTCCCGAGGGACTTGGACATCTTTCTTCCTTTCTCGTCCACTATAAATCCGTGGGTGAGAACCGCTTTGTAGGGAGCTTCTAAGTATGAGCCTACGGACTCAAGGAGAGATGCCTGGAACCAGCCTCTGTGCTGGTCCGAACCTTCTAAGTATAGGTCCGCCTTCTGAAAGCCGAGAGGTCTTATTACCGCTGCGTGGGAACATCCCGAGTCAAACCAGACGTCCAGGATATCTTCTTCCTTTGTAAAGCTATCTCCTCCGCACTTGGGGCATTTGTAGCCCTCTGGAAGGAGCTGGGAGGAGGTGAGTTCAAACCACACGTCGCTTCCCTTTTCCGAGTTCTCAACGAGCTGGGCTACTCTCTCAAAAACTTCCCTATCTTTTATAATCTCCCCGCAGTTCTCGCAGTAAAAGACCGTTATGGGAACACCCCAGAACCTCTGTCTGGATATACACCAGTCGGGTCTGTTCTCAACCATGCTCTTTATCCTGTTCTTACCGTACTCGGGAATCCACTTAACTTTTTCTATTTCCTCCAGTGCCCTCTGCCTTAAGGTTTTCCCGAAAAACTCAATGTCCATGCCTATGAACCACTGGGGTGTAGCCCTGAAGATTACTGGGTTTTTACAGCGCCAGCAGTGGGGATAAGAGTGCCTTATCTTTTCCTCGTGAACTAAAAAGCCCTTTTCTTTCAGAACTCCTACGATTAAGTGGTTTGCGTCAAAAACGCGAACGTTTATGAGAAATTCGGGAGCAGGTTCTACAAACCTCCCCTCGTCGCTGACGGGTGCGTAGGGCTCAAGTCCGTACCTCTGACCGACTACGTAGTCTTCCTGCCCGTGTCCGGGAGCCATGTGAACGAGTCCCGTTCCCGTATCTAAGCTAACAAATTCCGAGGGGTATATCTTCCACATGTTCTTTAAGGTTTCCTCGGAAAGATGTCCCTTTAACTTTTCCTTTTCCACGAATGGGTGGGTGTATTCAAGTCCCACTAAATCCTTTCCCTTTACGGTTTCAAGGACTAAACCTTCTGGTCTGTTTACGGTTTCAAAAAATTTGTCCATTAATTCCTTTGCCACTATCCAGACCTCATCTTCAACTTCCACGAGGACGTAGTCCGCGTCTTCCTTTACCATTATTCCGAGGTTTGCGGGAAGGGTCCACGGAGTTGTGGTCCAAATAATCGCGAAAACTTTCTTATCCTTAATACCGAACTTTTCTCCGCTCTTTAGGGGGAACTTGACGTAAATGGAGGGGTCCTCTTTTTCGTAATACTCCACTTCCGCTTCCGCTTCCGCTGTTTTGTCGTATATACACCAGTAAACGGGCTTCTTACTCCTGTAAGCGAGTCCACGTTCAAAGAACTTCCCGAGCTCCCTTATCTCCTGAGCCTCGTATTTGGGGTCCATGGTGAGGTAAGGGTGTTCCCAGTCTCCGAGCACTCCGAGTCTTACGAAGTCCTCCCTTTGTATGTTTACGTATTTCTTTGCGTATTCCCTGCAAAGTTCTCTGAACTCTGTCTTTGGGAGGCTCTCTTTTTTTATTTTCTTCTTGGAGAGCTCCTTTTCCACAGCTCTTTCTATGGGAAGACCGTGGCAGTCCCAGCCGGGAATGAAGTTAACGTTCTTTCCGATAAGGAGGTTGTACTTATTTATAACGTCCTTGAGGATTTTATTTAGGGCATGTCCCACGTGTATGTGTCCGTTAGCGTAAGGGGGTCCGTCGTGGAGCACGAAAACCTCTCTACCTTTTCTCTCCTTCTGTATTTTTTCGTAGAGTCCCTTCCACTTTTCCAGGATTTGGGGTTCTCTCTGGGGCAGGTTTGCCTTCATGGGAAATTCCGTTCTGGGCAGATTCAGAGTGTCTTTCAGGTCAACCTTCTTCTCTTCCATAAGGATTATTTTACGAAATGGTTTAAATTTTCTTTCTTATGGAGAAATCTGAGAAAGAGCTCACTCCCATGCTCTCACAATACCACTACTTCAAAAATCAGTACCCCGACTGTTTGCTTCTCTTCAGACTCGGAGACTTTTACGAGCTCTTTTACGAAGACGCTTACATAGGCTCTAAAGAACTGGGACTTGTTCTCACCTCAAGACCCGCGGGAAAGGGAAAGGAAAGGATACCCATGTGCGGAGTTCCCTACCACTCCGCAAACTCCTACATAGCTAAACTCGTAAACAAGGGATACAAAGTAGCCATATGCGAGCAGGTGGAGGATCCTTCTAAGGCAAAAGGTATCGTAAAGAGGGAGGTAGTAAGGGTAATCACTCCCGGAACTTTCTTTGAAAGGGACACGGGAGGACTCGCATCACTCTACAAAAAAGGAAATCATTACTACGTAGGTTATCTAAACCTTGCGGTAGGGGAGTTCTTGGGAGCTAAGGTAAAGATAGAGGAACTCCTTGACCTTCTCTCAAAGTTAAACATAAAAGAAATACTCGTAAAAAAAGGGGAAAAATTACCAGAAGAACTGGAAAAAGTTTTGAAGGTTTACGTAAGCGAGCTGGAAGAGGAGTTCTTTGAAGAAGGGAGTGAAGAAATTTTAAAGGATTTCGGGGTTTTGAGCCTTCAAGCCTTCGGTTTTGAAGAGGACACTTATTCCCTTCCCTTGGGAGCTGTTTACAAGTACGCAAAAACGACACAAAAGGGCTACACACCTCTCATTCCGAGACCAAAACCTTACAGAGATGAAGGCTTCGTAAGACTCGACATAAAAGCGATAAAAGGGCTTGAAATTCTGGAAAGCCTTGAGGGTAGAAAGGACATATCTCTCTTCAAGGTAATAGACAGAACCTTAACGGGGATGGGAAGGAGGAGGCTAAAGTTCAGGCTTCTTTCTCCCTTTCGTAGCAGGGAAAAGATTGAAAGGATACAGGAAGGTGTGCAGGAGTTAAAAGAAAACAGGGAAGCGCTTTTGAAGATAAGGCAGATACTGGAGGGAATGGCGGACCTAGAAAGACTCGTTTCCAAGATAAGCTCTAACATGGCAACACCGAGGGAGCTCGTTTACCTCAAAAACTCCCTGAAAAAAGTGGAAGAACTCAGACTCCTCCTTTTGGAATTAAAGGCTCCCATCTTCAAGGAAATCTTACAAAACTTTGAAGACACAAAAAAGATAATAAACGACATAGAAAAGACGCTCGTTGAGGACCCTCCCCTTCACGTAAAAGAGGGCGGGCTCATAAGGGAAGGTGTGAACGCGTATCTTGACGAACTCAGGTTCATCAGGGACAACGCTGAAACTTACCTCAGGGAGTACGAAAAAAAACTGAGGCAAGAGACGGGCATCCAGAGCCTGAAGATTGGCTACAACAAGGTTATGGGCTACTACATAGAAGTGACAAAGCCAAACCTAAAGTACGTCCCTTCCTACTTCAGGAGAAGGCAAACTCTTTCTAACTCCGAGCGTTTCACCACGGAAGAACTCCAGAGACTTGAGGAGAAAATACTTTCCGCCCAGACACGCATAAACGACCTTGAGTACGAACTCTATAAAGAGCTCAGGGAAAGAGTAGTAAAGGAACTGGACAAAGTAGGAAACAACGCAAGTGCGGTTGCGGAAGTTGACTTCATTCAGTCCCTTGCACAAATAGCTTACGAGAAGGACTGGGCAAAACCCCAAATCCACGAAGGTTATGAGCTGATAATAGAGGAGGGAAGGCATCCCGTAATAGAAGAGTTCGTAGAAAACTACGTCCCTAACGACACGAAATTGGACAGAGACTCCTTCATACACGTGATAACAGGTCCGAACATGGCGGGCAAATCCAGTTATATAAGGCAGGTGGGAGTCCTCACACTCCTTTCCCACATCGGTAGTTTTATCCCTGCAAGGAGAGCAAAAATACCCGTCGTTGACGCCCTATTTACGAGGATAGGTTCGGGAGATGTTCTGGCTTTAGGAGTTTCAACCTTTATGAACGAGATGCTTGAGGTTTCTAATATCCTGAACAACGCAACCGAAAAAAGTTTAGTAATCCTGGACGAGGTGGGAAGGGGAACTTCCACCTACGACGGCATAGCTATATCAAAAGCCATAGTAAAGTACATAAGCGAAAAGTTAAAGGCAAAAACTCTTCTCGCCACACACTTTCTGGAAATAACCGAGCTGGAAGGAAAAATAGAAGGAGTAAAAAATTACCACATGGAAGTGGAGAAGACCCCCGAAGGAATAAGGTTTTTATATATTCTCAAGGAAGGAAAGGCTGAAGGCAGTTTCGGTATAGAGGTAGCAAAACTCGCAGGACTTCCTGAAGAAGTGGTAGAAGAGGCGAGGAAAATTTTAAGAGAGCTTGAAGAAAAGGAAAACAAGAAGGAGGATATCGTTCCCTTGCTTGAGGAAACCTTCAAAAAATCCGAAGAGGCTCAAAGACTTGAGGAGTACGAGGAAATAATCAAAAAGATTGAAGAAATAGACATAGGGAACACAACTCCCCTTCAGGCACTCCTTATACTTGCGGAGCTAAAAAAGAAGTGCAGTTTCTCTAAAAAGGAGTCCGGAGCTTGAACTTACGGATTATGGAATTATCTTGACTTAGTAGGAGTGATATGTATGGTAGGAAAAGATGAAATCGTAGTAAAAGTTTTACCTAAAGGACAGATAACCTTGCCCAAGAGAATAAGAGAAAAACTAGGAATACGGGAAGGCGATATTTTAATTGTTGAAGAAAAGGAAGGAAAATTAGAAATCAGGAAACCTAAAAGCCTTAGGGACTTCTATGGTTTCCTGAAAGGAAAGAAATCTATTAATAGGGAGAATATAGAAAGAGTTATTGAAGAGGTTGTAAAGGAACGTGAACTTGAAAAAGATAGTCGTTGATACAAGCGTATTTATAAGACTGTTTACAAGAAATGATGAGAAGAAATTTGAAAAAGCGGAGAAACTTATAGATGATGCATCCAAGGGTAAAATTCAGTTATTCGTTCCGTTTATCGTAGTCGCGGAAATAGTTTGGGTCTTGGAGAAGGTTTACAAAGTTAATAGAGAAAACATAAGGGATGTGGTGGAGGCACTTATCAATACACGTCCACGTAGCAATTACAGCATCGGAAAACTTTATTCTTTTTTCTACGTATAATTTTATAGCGTTAAGGATTAAATCTCTTTGTTCCACATGTATACCACACTCATGAAAAACTTAGATGAACTAGTCACCTTTGACGAAACCGATTTCAAGAAATTAAAAGATATAAGAGTGAGAATTCTTTAGAAACTCTATTGCTTACGTTTTGAGCTTCCTCCCAAAAACCAAGTACGCCGTGTGGGCCACCATTTGATCCTCGGGTCTGAACCTTTCTGAGATAGTCTTGTAATGCCTGTGGAGTATCTCAACCACTTCAAGATTTCCGAAGTAATTTTCTATACTTTCCAGGAGCTTTATAACTTGATTTGCGGTGGGAAGGAGAAAACCAACTGGAGCACCCTCCATCAAGCTTTTGTGAACCTTTTCCAGATAATGCCAAGGTTCCCTTACGTCCACAAAGGCAGCGTGGAATATTCCTTCCGGGACTTCCGCGTCTTTGAAGTCCACGTTGAAAAACTTTACATTCTTTCCCAGATTGAACTTCTTCAAATTCTTCTGGGCTGTTTTGTAAAACTCTTCTACTGCTTCAAAGGTCCACACCTCTCCCGCAACTTCCGAGAGAACTGCAAGGAGTGCCCCGCTTCCAGTCCCGAACTCCAGAACTCTCTTTTCTTTGTTCAGGTTTAACTTCAGGGCTATATAAAAGGAATCCTTCGGGTATATTATCTGGGTTTTCCTCTCAAATCCGAGGAGTATGATCTCCTCGAGCGTTGGTCTGTAAACTTCAAATCCGTTTATCTTTACACCTTCGGGCTTTCCTATAACTTCGTCAAACTTTAAAACACTTTTCTTTACACTTAAACTCTGTTTTGGTAGCAGTTTCCTCAGGAACTTCTTTTCCCCAAAGCGTATGAGGACGTACTCTCCTTCCTTAAAAGAGTTCATCGGAGAATATCTTTTCCGGGATTTCCGCCTTAATTATACCCCTTTCCTTTCCAAGTCTAAGTAAAAGCCTTACCGCTTCTCTTCCATCTTCTCCGTAATCCACAGTTCTCTCGTTCACGTACATACTCACAAACTTCTGAGTCCTTTCTAAGTCCTCGCTCAAATCCCTCGCGTAATTTATTGCGTATTCTAACGCCCTTTTCCTTTCCTTCAGTGCGTACTCAACACTTTCTCTCATAAGTCTCTCTATTTTCTTTACGACTTCCCTTCCGAGATCCTTTCTCACAACGTTGCAACCTAGAGGCAGAGGCAGTCCGTACTTTTCCTTCCACCACTCTCCCAGATCAACGATTTTCTTCAGTCCGTAGTCCTTGTAAGAGAGCTGACCTTCGTGAATAACTAGCCCCGCGTCCACTTTTCCTTCCAGCACTGCTTGTATTATCCTGTCAAAAGGAATGACTACGTGTTCAAAATCGGGTTCGTAGAGCTTAAGCGTTAGGAAAGCGGTTGTAAGCTCCCCGGGAACTGCTATCTTCTTCCCTTTTAAAGTACCGAGTTCTTCCCTTGCCACCACTATCGGACCGTAACCTTCTCCTATGCTTCCGCCGCTTGGAAGAACCGCGTACTTGTCTGCAACGTACGGGTAAGCGTGAAAGGAAATCGCAGAAACCTCGTAAGTTCCTTTGAGTGCTTCCCTGTTCAGGGTTTCTATATCCGCCAATACGTGTTCTATTTCAAGACCTTCCGTATCAATTAAACCCTTCACGAGCGGATAAAACATAAAAGCGTCGTCCGAATCGGGACTGTGAGCTATCCTGATCCTCATAATCTTAATTATTGTAATAACAGATAAAGAACCACGGAAGTGATCAGTCCTCCCACCACATCGTCCATCATAACTCCAAGTCCACCGGGGAAGTTTTCAAACAGGTTCACGGGAAAGGGTTTAAGAATGTCCACAACCCTGAAAATAATGAATGCGAGAATTAAGGATTTTAGGGTAGGTTCTACAAAAAGGAAACACAGTAAGTACCCTACGATTTCGTCTATAACAACCTGTTCCGGATCTTCGTCTCTTAAGTTCTGAACCATGTACTCCGAGGAAATCCAACCGAGAAAAAAGAAAATTAAAGTTCCAAAAAGGTATAAATTCCTGTCAAGGTAAAGAAGTAAAACTAAAGGAATTCCCACAAGTGTTCCAAAGGTTCCTGGGGCAACGGGCAGTTTTCCCACGAGGAAACCCGTAGCTAAAAACTCTAGAATTACGGACATAGGTTTACATTTTAACTTTATGGAACAGGTTATTTTTCTGTTACTGCTGGCACTAATAGGCGGACTCCTTTTGTGGAAAGGAAGGAGAAAGAAAAATTGTTGTGAGGTTTAAACCTTTTCGGGAAATCTTATCTCCACTTTCGTTCCCTTTCCCCTTTCACTTTGTATGTTTATTTTTGCCCCGTAATTCTGGGCTATCTTCTTCACGAGTGCAAGTCCAAGTCCAAGACCTTTGCTCTCTTCTCCTTTTACAAAAGGCTCAAGTATTAAAGGGATTTTCCTGTTTTCTATACCTATTCCCGTATCTTCTACGGAAAGAACAATTGCGTTTTCGTCTTTTCGGGTTTCTACTAAGACTTTCCCTCCTCTCTTGTTGTACTCCACCGCGTTCTGGAGCAAATTCCTGATGATAACCTTTATCTCCTCTCTGTTTCCCTTTAAGCATTTTTCCTTTAAATCAATTTCTACGGAAATTTCTTTCTCCTTTATGTTTTCTTCTAAATCTTTCAAAACTTCACTTAAAACTTCTTCTAAATTTACTTCCTCCCTGACCTTGCCCTTTCCTTTAGAGAAGCTGAGCATGTAAACGGTTTCCGTCAGGGATATAGCTTCCTTTACCCTCTTCAGAGCCCTTCCTATGAGTTCCCGTTTTACAGACTCTTCTTCCATGTCCAGCAAGGTTTCTAACGTGTTCATCACAACCGCCAGAGGGGTCTTCAATTCGTGACTGAGGTTTGCTAAAAATTCCTTTTGTGTCTCCTTCATGAGTTCTCTATCCGTTATGTCCTTGACTAGTATACCAACCCCGTCCTCGTAAAGAAAGGTTCTTACCGCGTAAGTTCTATCCCTGAAGGTTATTCCTTTTTCCTGCGGTGTTCTGGTCTGGTAAGTTTCTTGTATTAAACCAATCAATTCTACACTCCTCAAACTCTCGTAGTATGTCCTTCCCTCTTTGCCTAAACTCTCCTTTAACCTCTGGTTCATGAATTTAACGTTCCCCTCCCCGTCAAAAATCGCTACACCTTCTTCCAAGAAGTTCAAAAAGCTCGAACATAGTAATATATTAATAAGTCTTGAAATCTTATACTAATATACTTAAATTTTCTATTAACATTAATTTAAAACATTTCCTTAACCGAAACTTAAAATTTGGGGTTTAAAACCTTAAGTAAGGAGGTGTGAGATGAAGGTCTTAGCAGTCAGGAATAAGAGGCAGAAAGAGAGGGTAATTAGTAGGTTTTTGAAAAAGAGGAAGGTTGTAGCGGTTGTGAACAATCCCTCTCAGCTGAAGAACGATATTTTAAAGAAAGCGGATGTTGTAATTTATGAGGAGGAAGATGGAAAGGATAGCTCTAATTGAGGACGACAAGGATTTAGCCTTTCTCGTGAAACTGAATTTAGAAAGGGAGGGGTTTGAAGTAGAGCACTTTGAACGTGCCACTCCCTTCTTTAAGTTCATTTCTGAAAACAGTGTAGACCTTATCCTCATAGACATTATGCTTCCCGACCTAGATGGATTCAGGATAGCTAACTTCTTAAAGAGCAGGGCGGATTTAAAAGAAATTCCCGTTATATTCATAACCGCAAAAGGGGAGGAAGAGGACAAACTAAAGGGCTTTGAACTGGGAGCGGACGATTACATAACTAAACCCTTTTCCATGAAAGAGTTAATAGCAAGAGTAAGAGCCGTTCTAAAGAGGTATAAAAAGGTTTCCGAGAGCAAAGTTTTAAAGTACGAGGGCGTTGAGCTGGACACGGAAAGACAAAAACTTTTCGTGGACGGTAGGGAGGTATACCTGACTCCTGCGGAGTTTAAAATCCTGAAAACCTTGATGGAAAACTTCGGAAGACCTGTCAGTCGTTCGTCCCTCGTTGAAAAGCTCTGGGATTACGAGAGGGAAACCACGGAGAGGGCTATAGACGTTCACGTAAAGCACATAAGAGACAAGCTCGGAAAGTATAAGGGTCTTATAAAAACTGTGAGGGGTGTCGGATACAAGTTCGAAAATTAAACTTTTATTTATGTCCAAACTCAAGACTGAAAAAGAGTTGAAGAAACGGGAAATAATGAGGGTAGCCTGTAAACTCTTTGCCCAGAAAGGCTATCACAACACCACTATGCCAGATATAGCTAAAGCATTAGGTATGAGTGTTGGAAACCTCTACAACTACTTCTCCTCAAAAGAAGAACTGGCAAAGGAGATAATGCTCTTTACCTCTAAACTCGTGGGGGAAAGATTGAGAAAGGTAAACGAGAGTAATCTGGATTTCAAGGAAAAGACAAAGCTTCTCGTCAAGAGCTTTTTACAAATAGCCCTCGAAGAACCCGAACTCATAAATTACTTCCTGAAAGTTTACCTCGTAAATACGGAAGTTTTTAAAGATGATTGTAAAGGTTTTGCGTGCGTCAGTGACGTGGTAACGGAAGTTATGATATTTGTGAGTGACGGGGTTGAAAAGGGCATTTTCAGGAATCAGGACTTCTTCACAGCCTTTGTAACCATTATGGGTCCTCTTGGGGGTATAGTATTTCTCCACAACGAAGGACTCCTCGAGAAACCCCTTCTTGAATACGCCGAAGAACTTGCACAGAATATATGGAACGCTTTAAAAGCTTAACAAATCTTATCAAAAGCCTGTTTTTCTAAAAATCCTACAAGGTGTTTAAACTTCCTATCCTTTTTCTTCTCCTCCTCCACGGACCTTATGGCGTGTATGACCGTAGTGTGATCCTTCCTCTTAAAAGCCCTTGCGATTTCTATCAGACTTGCGGAACACACCTTCCTGCACAGGTACATCGCTATCTTTCTCGCCTCGCTCGTCCTTTTATTCCTCTTGTCAGAGAGTATGTCTTCCACCTTCACCGCGTAGTAATTTGCCACAAACTCTACTATTTGCATTAGCTTGTCCCTTTCCTTCCTTTCTTTTCTTTCTAAGCCTTCAAATCCCTTTAACTTTATGAGTTTAATCTTCCCCTCTATCTCCCTTACGT
The genomic region above belongs to Aquifex aeolicus VF5 and contains:
- a CDS encoding sensor histidine kinase; amino-acid sequence: MNFLEEGVAIFDGEGNVKFMNQRLKESLGKEGRTYYESLRSVELIGLIQETYQTRTPQEKGITFRDRTYAVRTFLYEDGVGILVKDITDRELMKETQKEFLANLSHELKTPLAVVMNTLETLLDMEEESVKRELIGRALKRVKEAISLTETVYMLSFSKGKGKVREEVNLEEVLSEVLKDLEENIKEKEISVEIDLKEKCLKGNREEIKVIIRNLLQNAVEYNKRGGKVLVETRKDENAIVLSVEDTGIGIENRKIPLILEPFVKGEESKGLGLGLALVKKIAQNYGAKINIQSERGKGTKVEIRFPEKV
- a CDS encoding phosphatidylglycerophosphatase A family protein; the protein is MSVILEFLATGFLVGKLPVAPGTFGTLVGIPLVLLLYLDRNLYLFGTLIFFFLGWISSEYMVQNLRDEDPEQVVIDEIVGYLLCFLFVEPTLKSLILAFIIFRVVDILKPFPVNLFENFPGGLGVMMDDVVGGLITSVVLYLLLQ
- a CDS encoding AbrB/MazE/SpoVT family DNA-binding domain-containing protein; this translates as MVGKDEIVVKVLPKGQITLPKRIREKLGIREGDILIVEEKEGKLEIRKPKSLRDFYGFLKGKKSINRENIERVIEEVVKERELEKDSR
- a CDS encoding potassium channel family protein; the protein is MRFVRKKKRRKRLIDIYENRLFEILSLFRLPLLMLHTVLTIGTLGYMILSDGDFINSLYMTVITVGTIGYGEVVEGSDTLIGRTFTTFLALGGIGVFTTSVTILIRIFFQEDFIGVLRAWKMLRDIEKLRGHFIIVGFNKTSQELIRLLRKRKIEIVVVDSRREVERQIKESKVKYYIIEEPYKRVVLEAAGIYKAMGMVVNLGDDAKNIAVIVTARLMRPKKEDFFIYSFASSEDTAQKLEELGANRAVVPYRLLATRVAAYVFHAGSAFISDLFDRIAFGEETEIDILEVTVPEDSELVGKQLKELDLRKNLGVTVIAVRKPDGKLIVTVSGETKIEPGDTLILFGHPKNLRKAQRILLRKVEAKV
- a CDS encoding MqnA/MqnD/SBP family protein, coding for MRIRIAHSPDSDDAFMFYPLVKGLIDTEGLEIEHVLADIETLNREALKGTYEVSAISFHAYPYVADKYAVLPSGGSIGEGYGPIVVAREELGTLKGKKIAVPGELTTAFLTLKLYEPDFEHVVIPFDRIIQAVLEGKVDAGLVIHEGQLSYKDYGLKKIVDLGEWWKEKYGLPLPLGCNVVRKDLGREVVKKIERLMRESVEYALKERKRALEYAINYARDLSEDLERTQKFVSMYVNERTVDYGEDGREAVRLLLRLGKERGIIKAEIPEKIFSDELF
- the ileS gene encoding isoleucine--tRNA ligase, giving the protein MEEKKVDLKDTLNLPRTEFPMKANLPQREPQILEKWKGLYEKIQKERKGREVFVLHDGPPYANGHIHVGHALNKILKDVINKYNLLIGKNVNFIPGWDCHGLPIERAVEKELSKKKIKKESLPKTEFRELCREYAKKYVNIQREDFVRLGVLGDWEHPYLTMDPKYEAQEIRELGKFFERGLAYRSKKPVYWCIYDKTAEAEAEVEYYEKEDPSIYVKFPLKSGEKFGIKDKKVFAIIWTTTPWTLPANLGIMVKEDADYVLVEVEDEVWIVAKELMDKFFETVNRPEGLVLETVKGKDLVGLEYTHPFVEKEKLKGHLSEETLKNMWKIYPSEFVSLDTGTGLVHMAPGHGQEDYVVGQRYGLEPYAPVSDEGRFVEPAPEFLINVRVFDANHLIVGVLKEKGFLVHEEKIRHSYPHCWRCKNPVIFRATPQWFIGMDIEFFGKTLRQRALEEIEKVKWIPEYGKNRIKSMVENRPDWCISRQRFWGVPITVFYCENCGEIIKDREVFERVAQLVENSEKGSDVWFELTSSQLLPEGYKCPKCGGDSFTKEEDILDVWFDSGCSHAAVIRPLGFQKADLYLEGSDQHRGWFQASLLESVGSYLEAPYKAVLTHGFIVDEKGRKMSKSLGNVISPQEVVKEFGADILRLWVVSEDYTEDVKLGKNLLKKIADDYRKIRNTLRFIIGNLYDFNPRTNALPFEKLHHFDRWIISELQNLLKKVHENYEKFLFYRVHNHIKNFVITTLSAIYLDVLKDRLYVYAPASWERRSAQTALWHLLIALTTSTAPYLSFTAEELWEHVGKLDPSLPESVFLYEMPKPDENLKDEEVLKDYEILLKVRDEVMRALEVARKEKGIIKHPYEAKVYIRGDESVESLLKKYEDYLNFFFTVSQVELREGGEVQIEGEELPVKVGVNKAEGEKCPRCWIYYQKEEFVGCVCKRCAKALSEMGIELNAVC
- the mutS gene encoding DNA mismatch repair protein MutS, whose amino-acid sequence is MEKSEKELTPMLSQYHYFKNQYPDCLLLFRLGDFYELFYEDAYIGSKELGLVLTSRPAGKGKERIPMCGVPYHSANSYIAKLVNKGYKVAICEQVEDPSKAKGIVKREVVRVITPGTFFERDTGGLASLYKKGNHYYVGYLNLAVGEFLGAKVKIEELLDLLSKLNIKEILVKKGEKLPEELEKVLKVYVSELEEEFFEEGSEEILKDFGVLSLQAFGFEEDTYSLPLGAVYKYAKTTQKGYTPLIPRPKPYRDEGFVRLDIKAIKGLEILESLEGRKDISLFKVIDRTLTGMGRRRLKFRLLSPFRSREKIERIQEGVQELKENREALLKIRQILEGMADLERLVSKISSNMATPRELVYLKNSLKKVEELRLLLLELKAPIFKEILQNFEDTKKIINDIEKTLVEDPPLHVKEGGLIREGVNAYLDELRFIRDNAETYLREYEKKLRQETGIQSLKIGYNKVMGYYIEVTKPNLKYVPSYFRRRQTLSNSERFTTEELQRLEEKILSAQTRINDLEYELYKELRERVVKELDKVGNNASAVAEVDFIQSLAQIAYEKDWAKPQIHEGYELIIEEGRHPVIEEFVENYVPNDTKLDRDSFIHVITGPNMAGKSSYIRQVGVLTLLSHIGSFIPARRAKIPVVDALFTRIGSGDVLALGVSTFMNEMLEVSNILNNATEKSLVILDEVGRGTSTYDGIAISKAIVKYISEKLKAKTLLATHFLEITELEGKIEGVKNYHMEVEKTPEGIRFLYILKEGKAEGSFGIEVAKLAGLPEEVVEEARKILRELEEKENKKEDIVPLLEETFKKSEEAQRLEEYEEIIKKIEEIDIGNTTPLQALLILAELKKKCSFSKKESGA
- a CDS encoding tRNA (adenine-N1)-methyltransferase, whose amino-acid sequence is MNSFKEGEYVLIRFGEKKFLRKLLPKQSLSVKKSVLKFDEVIGKPEGVKINGFEVYRPTLEEIILLGFERKTQIIYPKDSFYIALKLNLNKEKRVLEFGTGSGALLAVLSEVAGEVWTFEAVEEFYKTAQKNLKKFNLGKNVKFFNVDFKDAEVPEGIFHAAFVDVREPWHYLEKVHKSLMEGAPVGFLLPTANQVIKLLESIENYFGNLEVVEILHRHYKTISERFRPEDQMVAHTAYLVFGRKLKT
- a CDS encoding PIN domain-containing protein, which encodes MKKIVVDTSVFIRLFTRNDEKKFEKAEKLIDDASKGKIQLFVPFIVVAEIVWVLEKVYKVNRENIRDVVEALINTRPRSNYSIGKLYSFFYV